The following are encoded together in the Coriobacteriia bacterium genome:
- the nadB gene encoding L-aspartate oxidase — translation MVSAVPELLEQRYVLSFDTAAMPAERSDVLIIGSGIAGLTAALHASRLGSVTLVTKSEVTDANTWYAQGGIAGAVGEADSVELHLADTLVVGQGLCDTAVVRSVVSEAADALAELQALGVRFDRGATGKVDLHREGGHSLPRVLHSGDATGAEVQNTLSAVVRQTRGIKLVEDAFVVDLLTEDGRCTGALVMDSGSHALMALHADAVILASGGAGQIYRVTTNPLVATGDGIAAAWRAGADIADMEFVQFHPTALDSASTVKFLITEALRGEGAYLLDCDQKRFMPELHALAELAPRDVVSREIERVMHRCGRPNVWLDARHLGAAFLAERFPTVTEGCREAGFDLSRDLIPVAPAAHYLVGGVRVDIDGHTSVPGLYAAGECAASGLHGANRLASNSLLEGLVCSRRIVRALEGEAARTRPGRIHAVVGEPIGSDQRAVRSALQLLMSRYVGVTRSAEGLEGASEGIAELASGLGGTDLHAIETRNLLVNAALVVSTALVREESRGTHFRSDHPQRDDEHWRSHIVWRQGAEPRMEPVPDDVAAGGGAS, via the coding sequence ATGGTGTCCGCCGTGCCGGAGCTCCTGGAGCAGCGATACGTCCTGTCATTCGATACGGCCGCGATGCCGGCCGAGCGCAGTGACGTGCTCATCATCGGCTCGGGTATCGCCGGGCTCACCGCGGCGCTCCACGCCTCGCGTCTCGGCAGCGTCACGCTCGTCACCAAGTCCGAGGTCACCGACGCCAACACCTGGTACGCGCAGGGCGGCATCGCCGGCGCGGTGGGCGAGGCCGACTCCGTGGAACTTCACCTCGCCGACACGCTCGTGGTGGGGCAGGGCCTGTGCGATACCGCGGTCGTGCGCTCGGTCGTGAGCGAGGCGGCCGACGCGCTCGCGGAACTGCAGGCGCTCGGCGTGCGCTTCGACCGCGGTGCAACCGGCAAGGTCGACTTGCACCGCGAGGGCGGGCACAGCCTCCCGCGCGTGCTGCACTCGGGAGACGCTACCGGCGCCGAGGTGCAGAACACGCTCTCGGCGGTGGTACGGCAGACGCGCGGTATCAAGCTCGTGGAAGACGCGTTCGTCGTGGACCTCCTCACCGAGGACGGCCGATGCACGGGCGCGCTCGTGATGGACAGCGGCTCGCATGCGCTCATGGCGCTTCACGCGGACGCGGTCATCCTCGCGAGCGGCGGGGCCGGTCAGATCTACCGCGTCACGACCAACCCGCTCGTGGCCACCGGCGACGGCATCGCGGCGGCATGGCGCGCGGGCGCGGACATCGCCGATATGGAGTTCGTGCAGTTCCATCCCACCGCGCTCGACAGCGCATCGACCGTGAAGTTCCTCATCACCGAGGCGCTCCGCGGGGAGGGCGCGTACCTGCTCGACTGCGATCAGAAGCGCTTCATGCCCGAGTTGCACGCGCTCGCCGAGCTCGCGCCGCGCGACGTGGTAAGCCGCGAAATCGAGCGCGTGATGCACCGTTGCGGCCGCCCGAACGTCTGGCTCGATGCCCGTCACCTCGGCGCCGCGTTCCTTGCCGAGCGCTTCCCGACGGTGACCGAGGGCTGCCGCGAGGCGGGCTTCGACCTGTCGCGCGATCTCATCCCGGTCGCGCCCGCGGCGCACTACCTCGTCGGCGGGGTGCGCGTGGACATCGACGGCCACACGTCCGTCCCCGGGCTCTATGCAGCCGGCGAGTGCGCGGCCTCCGGTCTGCACGGCGCCAACCGGCTTGCGAGCAACTCGCTCCTCGAGGGGCTCGTGTGCTCGCGGCGCATCGTGCGCGCGCTCGAAGGCGAGGCCGCCCGCACGCGTCCGGGGCGGATCCACGCCGTCGTCGGGGAGCCGATCGGCTCGGACCAGCGCGCGGTGCGCTCGGCCCTGCAGCTGCTGATGAGCCGCTATGTGGGCGTCACGCGTTCGGCCGAGGGGCTGGAAGGTGCCAGCGAGGGGATCGCCGAGCTGGCGTCCGGGCTCGGTGGCACGGACCTGCATGCGATCGAGACACGCAACCTGCTCGTGAACGCGGCGCTCGTGGTCTCGACCGCGCTCGTCCGCGAGGAGAGCCGCGGCACGCACTTCCGCAGCGACCATCCCCAGCGCGACGACGAGCACTGGCGGTCGCACATCGTGTGGCGCCAGGGCGCCGAGCCGCGCATGGAGCCGGTGCCTGACGACGTGGCTGCCGGCGGGGGCGCGTCATGA